The Rhododendron vialii isolate Sample 1 chromosome 6a, ASM3025357v1 genome includes a window with the following:
- the LOC131330928 gene encoding (-)-germacrene D synthase-like — MEMTTSPTLSLTQSSVPEVTQRRSANYRPSIWGDRFLAYGSTITEMEVKMEQRIEKLKEKVREMIAARADKSSQKLNLIDAIQRLGVAYHFKTEIETVLQDIYETYYEMADDEDLYTVALSFRLLRQHGHPISCDVFNKYKDNKGKFQESVARDVRGMLCLFEATHLRVHGEDILDEALTFTTTHLNSALPNLSKNPLAAQVVHALNQPIHKGLTRLEARCYFLFYEQDDSHNKTLLDFAKLDFNLLQKLYQRELREITRWWKDLDFANKLPFARDRLVECYFWMMGVCFEPQYYFARKLLTKVITLASIMDDIYDIYGNLEELVLFTDAIERWEMRALDQLPAYMKLFYQALLDVYNEIDDEMAKVGKSYATEYAKSALKKLARAYFNEAKWFHGGYAPTMDEYMSVALNSSGYKMLATTSFVGMAELATKEAFEWVSSDPLIVQAAAVIARLMDDMVSHKVEQQRGDAPSAVECYIKQHGVTEDEALVELQKLVTNAWKDINAACLHPVETPMPLLMRVLNLARAMDVLYKDEDNYTNPETKLKGYITSVIINPVQIN; from the exons atggaaatgacTACTAGTCCAACTCTGTCATTAACCCAGAGTAGTGTACCTGAGGTCACACAACGTCGCTCTGCAAATTACCGTCCTAGCATTTGGGGAGATCGTTTCCTTGCCTACGGTTCTACTATCACG GAAATGGAGGTTAAAATGGAGCAAAGAATTGAGAAGCTCAAAGAAAAAGTGAGAGAGATGATCGCGGCGAGAGCTGATAAATCTTCACAAAAGCTGAACTTGATTGATGCGATTCAACGCCTAGGTGTGGCCTACCATTTCAAAACCGAGATTGAGACTGTATTACAGGACATCTATGAAACCTATTATGAAATGGCCGATGATGAAGATCTTTACACTGTGGCTCTCTCATTTCGGCTACTTAGACAACATGGACATCCCATTTCCTGTG ATGTGTTCAATAAATACAAGGACAACAAAGGAAAATTTCAAGAATCCGTAGCTCGTGATGTAAGAGGAATGCTATGCCTGTTCGAAGCTACACATCTGAGGGTGCATGGAGAAGATATATTAGACGAAGCACTGACTTTTACCACCACTCACCTCAACTCTGCACTACCAAACTTAAGCAAGAATCCTCTTGCAGCACAAGTAGTTCATGCTCTGAATCAACCCATCCACAAGGGCTTGACAAGGCTTGAGGCACGATGTTACTTCTTGTTCTACGAACAAGATGATTCCCACAATAAAACTCTACTGGATTTTGCAAAATTGGACTTCAACCTCTTGCAGAAGTTGTACCAGAGGGAGCTACGCGAAATCACAAG GTGGTGGAAAGATTTAGACTTTGCAAATAAACTACCTTTTGCAAGGGATAGATTGGTGGAGTGCTACTTTTGGATGATGGGTGTGTGCTTTGAGCCTCAATATTACTTTGCTAGGAAGCTTCTAACTAAAGTGATTACCTTGGCTTCAATTATGGACGATATTTATGATATCTATGGAAACTTGGAAGAACTTGTGCTCTTCACTGATGCAATTGAGAG GTGGGAAATGAGAGCATTGGACCAACTACCGGCCTACATGAAACTATTTTATCAAGCCCTTTTAGATGTTTACAATGAGATTGACGATGAGATGGCTAAAGTAGGAAAATCATATGCAACAGAATATGCAAAATCTGCA CTGAAGAAATTAGCAAGAGCATACTTTAATGAAGCCAAATGGTTTCATGGGGGCTATGCTCCAACTATGGATGAGTATATGAGTGTTGCACTCAATTCTAGTGGTTATAAAATGCTTGCAACCACTTCCTTTGTTGGAATGGCAGAGTTGGCGACCAAAGAGGCCTTTGAATGGGTATCAAGCGATCCTTTAATTGTTCAAGCTGCAGCAGTGATTGCTAGACTCATGGATGATATGGTTAGCCACAAG GTTGAGCAACAACGAGGGGATGCACCCTCGGCCGTTGAATGTTATATAAAGCAGCATGGTGTAACAGAGGATGAGGCGCTTGTTGAACTTCAAAAACTTGTTACGAATGCATGGAAAGACATAAATGCAGCATGTCTCCACCCAGTTGAAACGCCAATGCCTCTCCTCATGCGGGTTCTAAACCTTGCCCGGGCGATGGATGTTTTATACAAGGATGAAGATAATTACACAAATCCCGAGACCAAGCTCAAAGGCTACATTACCTCGGTGATCATCAATCCTGTGCAAATCAACTAG